A single window of Melospiza georgiana isolate bMelGeo1 chromosome 6, bMelGeo1.pri, whole genome shotgun sequence DNA harbors:
- the LOC131084629 gene encoding alpha-1-antitrypsin-like encodes MKTTFSLCLLLVGLHTVALHQQHPRYHNKQDDAKGTYYPGRNSQWEEASPLKNKTFVKLVFSNADFAFSFYKLVASEAMDKNIFFSPISISASFAMLALGAKAVTLTQILEGLAFNLKKTQEQEIHEGFCQLLHMLNHSDSEFQLSLGNALFIEETLKPVQKFFDDVKSFYESEVFSTDFNNSVGAESQINSYIEEKTNGKIVKLVENLDPLTVMVLVNYVFFKAHWKKPFSTALTKQEDFFVDQKTSVKVDMMYRKGYYRNYFDEELSCWLVQVPYNGDVAALFVLPDEGKMKQVEDALLKRTVTKWEKSLQDRKIHLHIPKFSISGTYDVKNIVKQMGMVNLFTEQADLSGITEEPGLTVSKVIHRAVLNVHENGTEAAGATVKEITWRSGDFPRPPRVRFNRPFLLLILDKFTHTVLFIGKIVNPQKND; translated from the exons atgaagaccACTTTCTCCTTGTGTTTATTGCTAGTTGGTTTGCATACTGTTGCCCTGCATCAACAGCATCCTCGCTACCATAATAAGCAGGATGATGCTAAAGGGACATATTACCCAGGACGTAATTCTCAGTGGGAAGAAGCTTCTCCACTTAAGAACAAAACCTTTGTCAAACTAGTTTTCAGCAATGCTGactttgcattttccttttacaAGCTGGTTGCATCTGAAGCAatggacaaaaatattttcttttcacccATAAGCATCTCTGCTTCCTTTGCAATGCTGGCACTTGGTGCCAAGGCTGTGACACTGACACAGATTTTGGAAGGGCTTGCCTTTAACCTGAAAAAGACTCAGGAACAGGAAATACATGAAGGTTTTTGCCAACTCCTCCACATGCTGAACCATTCAGATAGTGAGTTCCAGCTGAGCCTGGGCAATGCCCTTTTTATAGAAGAAACACTAAAACCAGTACAGAAGTTCTTTGATGATGTCAAAAGCTTTTACGAATCTGAAGTTTTTTCTACTGACTTTAACAACTCTGTTGGTGCTGAGAGTCAGATCAACAGTTATATTGAGGAAAAGACAAATGGGAAAATAGTTAAACTAGTGGAAAATCTTGATCCTCTGACTGTAATGGTTCTTGTTAACTATGTCTTCTTTAAAG CCCATTGGAAGAAACCCTTCAGTACAGCACTGACAaaacaggaggatttttttgtggATCAGAAAACATCTGTAAAAGTTGACATGATGTATCGAAAGGGTTACTACAGAAATTACTTTGATGAAGAGCTGTCCTGTTGGCTGGTTCAGGTTCCTTACAATGGAGATGTTGCAgcattatttgttttgcctgatGAAGGGAAGATGAAGCAGGTAGAAGATGCCCTCTTGAAAAGAACTGTAACTAAATGGGAAAAGTCCCTCCAAGACAG AAAAATACATCTGCACATTCcaaaattttctatttctggTACTTATGATGTGAAAAATATAGTCAAACAAATGGGTATGGTCAATCTGTTTACTGAACAAGCTGATCTCTCAGGGATTACTGAGGAGCCTGGACTGACGGTTTCAAAA GTGATCCACAGGGCCGTGCTGAATGTTCATGAGAACGGCACTGAGGCGGCCGGGGCCACGGTGAAGGAGATTACCTGGAGATCTGGGGATTTTCCTCGCCCGCCTCGGGTCAGATTCAACAGACCATTCCTCCTGCTGATTCTGGATAAGTTCACCCACACTGTCCTCTTCATTGGGAAAATTGTAAACCCTCAGAAAAATGACTGA